DNA from Pseudomonas putida:
CCCTAGGGCCCTTGAAGCCCCACTTTTCCGAAGAATCATTGCTTGCAAGGTCATCCAGGAAAGAAATCAAAATGAGTACTGGTCAAAAAAAACTAGACCTCTGTCAGCATTCCGCCGTCGCGCGCCTTTTCTCTCCAACGATAATTCGTGAGCTAGCGACCAAGGGACGGTCTCCGCTTTTCTCCAAGCTCCTACTAGAGAGCCGGCTGCTAGACAGCCTTGACAGCAGAATTTCTGTCGGAGCAGCTTTCGACATGGCTTTTTCTTACTTAAAGAAGAAAGCCTACCGAACTGAGTATACATACAAAGCAGCGATAGCCAATAAGCTTTTACTTGGACGCCACTCACTGAACACAGCCTCACTTATATCTGAGTTCCGCATCGAGAACTGCAAGGCTGACATCGCCATATTCAACGGCACCTCCACGGCTTATGAAATAAAATCCGAAAGAGATAAATTGCAACGACTTAACAGACAGTTAAGCTCTTACGAGAAAATGTTTGCAAAGATTTATGTGGTTATAGGGCAAAACCACATAGACGAAATTCTAAAAATCACCCCCCAGAACACAGGAATCCTAGTACTGAACGACAGGCACTCAATATCAACTATCAGGGAAGCCAGCGAGTGCCCAGAGAAAATTTGCCCTATAACCATTTGCAGTGCTTTACAAGCAAAAGAACGGATTCAGCTTCTTGAAGATTTCGGTATAAAACCGCCAGATGTCCCAAATACAGAAATGTACAGGGCTACAGCAAACCTCTTTAGCCAACTCGACCCGAAAGATGTTCACGACAGGATGGTCAAAGTAATCAGAGAGTCCAGAAAGTCTAGTGAATTAATAGATTTCATCCCTAAGGTACCGAAATCTCTCACCGCCGCAGTTCTAGCAGCCCCACCGAAAGAAAAGGACCGCCCACAATTCATGGGGGCAATTAATACACCAGTCATGGAGGCCCTATACTGGGCTTGATAGAATGTATCACCCATATTTCCGAGGAAAACAGTTTGATCTATTAGCCGTTCGCGAATGCGCAAAAATTTTCGCAGACAGTAAATTCACTCCGATAATAGAGCCTGTTAGAGAGTCTCTCAGCGGACTTATGCGCGCGATCGGAGAACTCAGCGAGTATGAGGCATCAGCGGTATTAATAGCCAATCCACGCTATGGTGACCATACAGAAAAAACCGACGCACTCCAGGAGCTCATCGAGGAAGACCTTAAGAGCCATGACAACATTTCAATTGGGATCTTACTAACAGAAAGCATTAACACCTGGAATGCCATTTCACTTGCGGAAAAATATAAAAACAGAAAATTAGTTTTTATACATGCCGACTTCCAAGAAGCAAAGGACCTTTCTGCGGCAATATCGACTGAACAAATTGAGGCCAGTCACATATTTTTTGAAAGCCACTGTGGAAAGCTCTATCGACGCTATTTCGATAGCCCGGATAGAGTTCTTCTTCGAGATGGCTTTAAGCGGCAAGCTAATAGCAAATACCCTGACACTGAGCCTTTCTCCGACCTTCATGTGACTTTCTTAGAGGAAGGCATGAGTGGGTTTGGTGACTTCCTAATTGTAGGTGATGAGTACTCAGAGGGTGGCGGCCCTGCCTACGCCGTAGCGATCCATCTGACCTATATTGATGACTCCATGGACGACACCATGTACGTACATCACTTTAAGTCAGATAGGCAAAACACACCCACAGACCCAGCCGGAAAATTTTATGAGGCCGTTACAAAATTAGCAGCCGCCGTGGAAGCAAAAGACTCGAAAATATATCGAAGCACTGCCGTCGAAGAATTCCTTAAACTTCACAAAAGCGGACACTTCCCTGGCTTAGGGTATGTAAAAAAACTCTCAATGAAGCACCACATAGAAACTTTGGCAGAGTATTTTCGAGGCTAAACCATATGCCAATGTGCTGCGCATCTTGCTTCCAAGACAAACAACTCACCAGCGAAATCAAAGCAAGATCAAAAGAAACAGGCAACTGTTATTTTTGCAACACTCAAAATACCAAACTCATAGACCCTATCGAGCTCCGCGAATTTTTCGAACTACTACAGGGGCTATATA
Protein-coding regions in this window:
- a CDS encoding sce7726 family protein — protein: MSTGQKKLDLCQHSAVARLFSPTIIRELATKGRSPLFSKLLLESRLLDSLDSRISVGAAFDMAFSYLKKKAYRTEYTYKAAIANKLLLGRHSLNTASLISEFRIENCKADIAIFNGTSTAYEIKSERDKLQRLNRQLSSYEKMFAKIYVVIGQNHIDEILKITPQNTGILVLNDRHSISTIREASECPEKICPITICSALQAKERIQLLEDFGIKPPDVPNTEMYRATANLFSQLDPKDVHDRMVKVIRESRKSSELIDFIPKVPKSLTAAVLAAPPKEKDRPQFMGAINTPVMEALYWA
- a CDS encoding sce7725 family protein, whose amino-acid sequence is MYHPYFRGKQFDLLAVRECAKIFADSKFTPIIEPVRESLSGLMRAIGELSEYEASAVLIANPRYGDHTEKTDALQELIEEDLKSHDNISIGILLTESINTWNAISLAEKYKNRKLVFIHADFQEAKDLSAAISTEQIEASHIFFESHCGKLYRRYFDSPDRVLLRDGFKRQANSKYPDTEPFSDLHVTFLEEGMSGFGDFLIVGDEYSEGGGPAYAVAIHLTYIDDSMDDTMYVHHFKSDRQNTPTDPAGKFYEAVTKLAAAVEAKDSKIYRSTAVEEFLKLHKSGHFPGLGYVKKLSMKHHIETLAEYFRG